In bacterium, the genomic window GCCGCCGGGAACGCCATGCCGTCACTCCGGCTGATGTCCAACCTCCGCGCCGATGTCTATGCGCTCCTCACGCTTCCCTCCAAAGAAGACTATGAATACGTGAAGGTCCATCCGCGACTCTGGAAGTATATCCGGATTTGCCATGATGGGAAGCTCGGCGAGACCGCGCTCGAAATTGACGGCCGCTTCCGTTTCTGCTGGAATCGCTTTTTCCGCAGGCCGCCCCGCCCTCACTGCCACACCACCTATTTCTATAAGGTGAAGCAGAAGATTCACGGCCACTGGGTTTACATCTACAACGGATCGGAGGAGGGCGAATACTTCTCCGCCGCTGAATTCGCGGATCTGACCACGTACCTCGGATATGCTTGCGGCGAAGAAGACGACTCCGAATACCCCAAGCCGTTCGTGAAGTTCGAGGAAATCGGCTGGACCGACACCTGGAATCTCTACAGCAATTGGCTGGGCCACAATCCGGTCACCAACCACGATCTCACGCAAATCAGCGATGATTCTCTGGCTCCGCCTCCATCCAACGGCGGTCTGGCGAATCCGCCGTCTCCGGCCGGCGCCTCCGGACTCAGCACGATTGGTCTCTACAATCGGCCGTGGGGCAAAACACTCATGCTGCGGCTCAAGTTCCATCACGACCTGAAAAATGCGCCCATCGCCGCCAAATACTACCGGATCAGTATCGCGCGCGAAAACGGCAACGGTCATCCCGTGCCCGGCTCGCTGCGCATCCTCCAACAACCGGTCTCGTGGACCTACGATGAGTATATGGGCGGCGAATGGATCAAGCAGTCCAAGAATCTTGGACCCCACACGATCTCCGGCGGTGGCGCGACGCGCGAAGGATTGTACGAGATTCCCTACTACTCCGATGCGCTGTGGGATGACAACCAGTTCCACGGCGTCTGGCCGACGACCGAGTGGTCGAATGGCCGCCATCTGCTCTACGTCGAGATCTTCGACGCCGCCGGCAATCCACTCACGCCCGTCACCCACAACTTCGTTTTCCTGCGCCGAATGATGGAGTTCGGTGTGGAACATCAGGCCGAAGTCCCCTTCAAGAAGCTGGCTCATTTGATTTGGGTGGATAACCGTCCCGTCTATGGAGACATCGTGGATCTGCGCCAGGACCACAATCCGAATCCCCTTCAATGTCAGTTCATGCACGGCACGGCGGCCAGTCTGTTCTCGGTGGGATTCCGGGCCTTCCATGCCAGTGTTTCTTCGCTCACGCCGCCCGAGACCTTCATGTGGTACTACTATCTGTGGTGCAAGCGCGGTTTGAATGGAGTTGAAATACCCATCGAGCAAAACACCCGCAATAAGCCGACGACGGCCGATCTTTCGCTGCCGGTGCCGGAGTCCAACACTCGATCTTTCGGAGTGATGCTGGGAGGTGAGCCAAAGTGCACCTTTGCGGTGAATCTGTGGGTCTACGCCAAGCACACCAACGGATTCCATCGTATTGACGCCTACGACTACTACGAACAAGCGTCGTTCGCGCTCGAACAATAACGGCTTTCATGCAGAAGGCAACTCGCAGGTTGCCCAGATTGCCGCAAACCCCGCCATTTCTGGCGGGGTTTGCTACACATTCGCACGGTGGCGTTTCGCTCAAACCGTCATCTCATGAGCAGCAGCTTGCGGAGATAGACGTGCTCGCCGGCATCCACCCGGAGGAAATAGGTTCCGCTGGCCCAACCGCTCGCGTCAATCATCGGCTGGTGAACTCCCGCATTCAGCATTCCATCGAGAACGCTGGCCACCTCCCGGCCCGTGATCGAATACACCGCCATCTTCACCGGAGCCGCCTTGTCCAGAGTGAGCGTGATTCGCGTCGTCGCATTGAACGGATTCGGATAGGCTTCGCTGAGGCCCGGCGACAAGGGAGCGAGGGGCGTGCGCGTATCCGACAAAGTCACCGACAGAATGACCATAACCTCCTGCGAAAGGAAATTGCCCGTGAGCATCCAGATGTCTGCCACCAAAGTGTCGCCGGTGAATCCGCGTGCATCGAAGAAAATCGGGAGTTCGTAGTCCGTGCCTACCGGAACGACAAAGCTGCTTTCGAGCGGTTGCGCCCACTCCGCGTTGGCGATTACGGTCACGCGGGCATCGAGCAGGCCGGTATTCACGACGGTTGTCGTGACGAGCAGCGTATCACCGACGTCCAGCTCGGCATAGATCGGCATGAGCGTCACCAGAATCGAGGTGGGATTGAGAATGAAAATGTCACCGGCGGCCGTGTCGCACTGCGAAGGATCTCCGAAGGTGGAGAGACGGAACCGCGCGTGGGTGCTGGTCGGTCCGGTCACCGTCCATTCGGCTACTCCGGTGTTGGTGAGGTTGTCGAGAATGGTTTCCCACGGGCCGTCGGGATAGTTGCGGTTGAGTTCGAGCCGGACGTTTCCCGCGAACGCGTGCGTCATCCATTCCACGACGGTGGGGAGTCCGACGTATAATGTGTCTCCCGGTTGTGGAAGTACTAATGGGCAAAGGACGCGGGAAATGGATTGCAGAACGTCGCGGCTCCCGGAACTCTGCACCCACGCCATACATTTCAGATTATCGAATTGCCAGGGGACGGGAGTTTGCCACGGCACGGCCAAAGCGGCTCGAAAGGTTAGGGTGTCCAGAACGTTTCCGCTGTGCGTGAATTCCTGTCCGGCCGCATTCGGATACATGCGGAGAAGCGCCCCGTAGAAATCCTGCTGTCCGTTCGGTGCCGGTTCGTCCCAGTGGGTGTAAATTTCCGCCACGGCCATGTGCAGCCGCACTCCCGGCCCGAGCGCGCTGTCCGCCGCCACCTTCACTTCTATGAATACCGAATCCCCCCCTATGTTCACCCAGCCTTCGAGCGCCATCCAAACTCGCGAAGGCACGGTCTGTCGTGCTGCGATGGTATCACCGAGAACCTGTGGATCGGGCAGGCTTCCAAACCAGAAACGGCGACCGTCAATGTCAATCCGCGGAATGTTGTCAACGCCATAATATTGCTGGCGACCGAGTTGATCGGTGCTGTCCGCCAGATACCACGGATCCTCGCGATTGGGAAAACTAAGATGATAGGTGAGTTCCGATGCGTTCAGTCCTTGTTCCACAAGGACGGAGTGGACAATGCTGTCCGACTCGCAGTTGGGGCCTCAGCCGGTATTCGTCCAGTTCTCGACGAGCACCGTCCGCGGGTAGGCTCCGCACAGCGTCGCAAAGGCCAGGATGCCCACCCATACGACCAAAGCATTCCGATGGCGGCTCATAACCGTCCTCCCTTCGGTAAGATACCGATAACAGCGAATCGTTCTGAAAAAGGTGTTGTCCGCAAAGGACTTGGAATAATATAAGACGCTGCGAAGCAACTGTCAAGAGGGGATGCCAACGGAGAGAGGCATGCCATGATTTCGATGAGAAAGAAACAAGTGCCGCTGGGTTTTCTGGTCCGATATATCGCCGGAGCATGCCAAGTGAAAGTCATCGCTTCGGCCAAAGCGAGATCATCGTTTGGATCATGTTCTTGTTATTCGCCGACGTTCGGCGTTTTTCATTCTTGACCCGTCGTACAATGGGTCAACAAAGCGAAGTAAAACATGCCCGAATCGGATAGCTCAACCTGTGTGAGAGTAGTAAGTATGTTTTCGGGCAATTTAAAATGTAGCGATTTGGCAACATCGTTGACTCCGCGCCATGCGGCGACTACCTTTATAATGCGCGGCCAATATCTGTCTCGTCGCTACCGCCGCGCATTCGCATTGCTCTCTCTTGGCTGCCATCTCTGATCCCTCAATACCACAATACGGCGTGAAAGGAAGGATGAAAATGAGAAGAATCGTAATGCTGTGTCTGACGGTCGCGGCTTTCTGCTGGCTTGCCCAAGCCGCCCCCGTGCCGATTTCGCTCTCGGGTTCCACCACTCCCAGCGTGGAGAATGTCAAGTCGGAACCACCGGAACCGGGAACCCGCCCTCGTGTGCACGGAAACTCGCTCGATGAAGGCGGTGAAACCTGCGCAACGGCTGTCGCTATTACCGGTCTCCCCTTTAACGAGATCGGCTACACCTGCGACAACAACGATGACTACGATGAGGCATGTCCGTACACCGGGAGCACTTCTCCCGATGTGGTGTACTCCTACGCGCCCACGGCAGAGCAGTGGGTGACGTTCAACCTCTGCAACTCGTACTACGACACCAAGCTCTACATCTATCAGGATGTCTGCCAGAGCCCGCCCATTGCCTGCAACGACGATGCGTGCTCGGATCCCCAGGGCAATCCATATCGGTCACGGCTTGAATGCGTGCACCTCCTGCCCGGTCATACCTATTACATCGTGGTGGACGGCTATGACGGTGATTGCGGAGAGTATGTTCTTGATGTCACCGACTGCGGCCCCCCCGCACCAATGGTCTGTTCCGCGAATAGCATTTTCTCCCAGCCTCCCGTTCCGCCCGACGACCCGGCGGCGACTGCGTACGTGAGCGATTTCCAATACTCGTATCGGGTCTACGACAATTTCCGGGAGGTGACGACGCCCATCTGCGATCTGCACTGGTGGGGGCTTACCGCCATTTGGCAAACGAACCACTGGGCCATCTGCAACAACGAAGATCCCATGACCTTCGCGATTGATTTCTGGGCCACCAACTCGAGCGGCTTGCCCGGGGCTCTGGTCTGTTCCGATACCGTAAGGTTGAACCGGCAACCCACCGGGCTGACATACGGTGCCGCCAACTTCCCGCTCTGGTATTGGAGCACGACTCTCGATCCGTGCTGCACGCTGAACGCCGGCTGGATCTCGATTCAAGGCGTCAGCACCACCACTCCGAACTGCGCGTTTATGTGGGCCAGGTCACTGGTGGGAAACGACACCAGCTACATCCAACACCCGACGGGAGCGATGCAACTGTTGGAAGGGGTTGACTTCGCTTTCTGCCTGACGCCTGGGCAGCAGGAAGAGATGGACATGGGTGATATCGTCCATCCGCTGAATGCGCCGTTCGGCTATCCAACACAGGTCGCAAATCCCGGCCACGTGGTGAGCGGCATCGCCTGGCTGGGAGCGGGCATTTCCGCCGAACCGATTCCCAACACCTTCGATGCGGATTTGTTTGACGATGGCGTGGCGTTCCCGGCTTTCATGATCCCGTGCCAGCCGACACAGGTGACCGTAACGGTGACCGCCGGACCGAACTACGCCACCCATCCGCTCTTCCTGAACGCATGGAAGGACGGCAACGATGACGGCGACTTCTGCGATACGCTCTGTCCGGTGGCCGGTGCAGTCGGAACTCCCGAATGGATCATTCAGGATGCGTTCGTGTACCCGGGAGTGCATACCTTCACCTTCATAGATCCGGGCCTTACCGATGTGCCGCCCTATACCGGCTGGTTCCGCTTCCGGCTGACCGGTGTGCCGATTGGCCCGCTCGGCTTCGGCTTGAACTGGCCGCAGCACTGCCCCGGCACATTTGGAGTTGATCAACTCGGCGAAGTCGAGGATTACTGGTTCGAGGAGTACCAGTTGGCGGTCGAGCTTAATTCGTTCGATGCGATCGCCGGATCGGGCGAAGTCACTCTGAAATGGGAGACCGCTTCCGAGACCGACAACGACTTCTTCGAGTTGTCGCGCAACGGCACTCTCATTCGCCGTGTGCCGACACAGGGCAACAGCGCCGCCGGTCACACCTACACGTTCGTGGACACGGATCTCGAGAACGACCTGCTCTACACCTACTCGCTTTCGGCGGTGGATCTGAGCGGTGCTCGTCAGGAGCTGGCCACCGCTTCGGCCACGCCGTACTTCTCGCCGGCCACGATCACCGAGTACGCGCTCTATCAGAACTATCCGAATCCGTTCAATCCCACGACCCAGATCGCGTTCGACTTGGCCGAGAGTGGCAACGTCAATCTGACGGTCTACAACATGACGGGACAATTGGTGACGACACTGGTGAGCGGCGGTATGGAAGCCGGACATCATGCCGTCAACTTCGACGGATCGCTGTTGCCGTCGGGAACGTACTGGTATCGCCTGACTGCGGGAGAATTCTCCGCCGTGAAGAAGATGCTGCTGATGAAATAGTTCAGCGATACGATGGAACCGCGGGCGGAAGGAGCGATCCTTCCGCCCGTTGCATTGTGTGGTTCTTGCGAATAATGCTACAGCGGTTTGACTTTCCCCTTGCTGTAGAAGAATCGGTCGCCGGGCTGACGCACGCAGTAGTAGTTGGCTTTGGCTCCGCGCTGTTCGGCGTCGCGCACATACTCGCGGAGTTCATACTCGACGTTCCGCGCGTGCATGGGCAGAGCTACGCGGGGATGCAGAGTAGAGATTGTATAGTCCACGCCCTTGCATACCGCTTCCAAATCGGGGAAGCCGCAGCCGCGGATCGGGAAGAAGAAAAGATCCACCGACGAGGCAATCTGGGCCAACGAGTCAATGGTTTGTGTGTAGGGACTGGGAGTGACGCGGCTGGTATCCACGGCGTCGCCGGGATGGAGAATGGTCAGCCCGTCCACGGAAATCAGAAATCCGCAGCCGCGATCAATGTCGGATTTGATCGGGCGAACTTTGATTCCGTTCTGTGAAATTGCATCGCCGGGACGGCAGAGCGTGTATTGGAGATCGGTCGGGGGATTGGATTCGCGACGGTCCCACTCTTCGGGAGGTACTCCGAAGAAATACTGGATGTCGGGAATGTTCTCCCGCCAGGCGAGGATGGAGGGATGCGAATGGTCGCCATGCTCGTGACTGGCGAACACGGCCACGTTCCGTCCGCTGAGCTCCTGCGGATTAATACAACCGTTCATCAAAGATGCGTCGGCGAGCAGCGTGTTGGGCGGGAAGTAGTCGAAGATCAATAGATGATTGTGGGTCTTGATCGCCCATCCCGAATGGCTGAGATACCAGACGATGGCTTCCTGGTCTTTCAGCTCGCGGTTCAAGAGGTCCCGTTCGCTTGCCACCGACTTCAGGCCGCCTTTTCCGCCTTTGGATTTCAGGAAATCGGCCAGTTGTTCGTG contains:
- a CDS encoding T9SS type A sorting domain-containing protein is translated as MEQGLNASELTYHLSFPNREDPWYLADSTDQLGRQQYYGVDNIPRIDIDGRRFWFGSLPDPQVLGDTIAARQTVPSRVWMALEGWVNIGGDSVFIEVKVAADSALGPGVRLHMAVAEIYTHWDEPAPNGQQDFYGALLRMYPNAAGQEFTHSGNVLDTLTFRAALAVPWQTPVPWQFDNLKCMAWVQSSGSRDVLQSISRVLCPLVLPQPGDTLYVGLPTVVEWMTHAFAGNVRLELNRNYPDGPWETILDNLTNTGVAEWTVTGPTSTHARFRLSTFGDPSQCDTAAGDIFILNPTSILVTLMPIYAELDVGDTLLVTTTVVNTGLLDARVTVIANAEWAQPLESSFVVPVGTDYELPIFFDARGFTGDTLVADIWMLTGNFLSQEVMVILSVTLSDTRTPLAPLSPGLSEAYPNPFNATTRITLTLDKAAPVKMAVYSITGREVASVLDGMLNAGVHQPMIDASGWASGTYFLRVDAGEHVYLRKLLLMR
- a CDS encoding T9SS type A sorting domain-containing protein — protein: MRRIVMLCLTVAAFCWLAQAAPVPISLSGSTTPSVENVKSEPPEPGTRPRVHGNSLDEGGETCATAVAITGLPFNEIGYTCDNNDDYDEACPYTGSTSPDVVYSYAPTAEQWVTFNLCNSYYDTKLYIYQDVCQSPPIACNDDACSDPQGNPYRSRLECVHLLPGHTYYIVVDGYDGDCGEYVLDVTDCGPPAPMVCSANSIFSQPPVPPDDPAATAYVSDFQYSYRVYDNFREVTTPICDLHWWGLTAIWQTNHWAICNNEDPMTFAIDFWATNSSGLPGALVCSDTVRLNRQPTGLTYGAANFPLWYWSTTLDPCCTLNAGWISIQGVSTTTPNCAFMWARSLVGNDTSYIQHPTGAMQLLEGVDFAFCLTPGQQEEMDMGDIVHPLNAPFGYPTQVANPGHVVSGIAWLGAGISAEPIPNTFDADLFDDGVAFPAFMIPCQPTQVTVTVTAGPNYATHPLFLNAWKDGNDDGDFCDTLCPVAGAVGTPEWIIQDAFVYPGVHTFTFIDPGLTDVPPYTGWFRFRLTGVPIGPLGFGLNWPQHCPGTFGVDQLGEVEDYWFEEYQLAVELNSFDAIAGSGEVTLKWETASETDNDFFELSRNGTLIRRVPTQGNSAAGHTYTFVDTDLENDLLYTYSLSAVDLSGARQELATASATPYFSPATITEYALYQNYPNPFNPTTQIAFDLAESGNVNLTVYNMTGQLVTTLVSGGMEAGHHAVNFDGSLLPSGTYWYRLTAGEFSAVKKMLLMK